The following coding sequences are from one Humulus lupulus chromosome X, drHumLupu1.1, whole genome shotgun sequence window:
- the LOC133803309 gene encoding 28 kDa ribonucleoprotein, chloroplastic isoform X1, which produces MASLRLLCSPATTCFPIERQLPFTPLSFPDNTQLHSHSHISGNSLKLSVTTKRINTNFVLHFSSTAQEQALKSSPGSVTSESEELEEEVYKDRLYAQNVPWNYTPEDIRALFEKYGTVVDVELSMYNKTRNRGLAFVTMGSPEEALAALNNLQSTEVEGRVITLDYARPRKKKVGTPPQPRPEVTFNLFVANLSFEARAKDLKEFFNYEGHSVVSAEVIFHENPRRSLGYGFVSFKSKKEAEAALTSVQGKGCLHSWAFICLCISKLCAPNLLLLLDLGRVQGLKRGQGLIPSTFCMW; this is translated from the exons ATGGCTTCGCTCCGCCTTCTTTGCTCCCCAGCTACGACATGTTTTCCCATAGAACGACAGCTCCCTTTCACTCCTCTTTCCTTCCCCGACAACACTCAGTTACATTCACATTCCCATATCTCTGGCAACTCTCTTAAACTTTCAGTTACTACCAAAAGAATCAATACCAATTTCGTTCTCCATTTCTCTTCCACCGCCCAAGAGCAAGCTCTTAAGTCTTCTCCGGGGAGTGTTACCAGTGAAAGCGAAGAACTCGAGGAGGAAGTTTATAAAGACAGATTATATGCCCAGAACGTGCCCTGGAATTATACCCCAGAAGATATTCGTGCTCTTTTTGAGAAGTACGGGACTGTTGTAGACGTTGAG CTTTCTATGTATAACAAGACCAGAAACAGGGGCTTGGCATTTGTTACAATGGGTTCGCCTGAGGAGGCTCTTGCCGCTCTCAATAATCTGCAATCCACT GAAGTGGAAGGTCGTGTTATAACACTTGACTATGCCAGACCAAGAAAGAAGAAAGTTGGCACTCCTCCACAACCTAGGCCAGAAGTGACATTCAATTTGTTTGTTGCAAATTTGTCATTTGAAGCAAGAGCTAAAGATCTCAAAGAGTTCTTTAACTATGAAGGTCATAGTGTAGTTTCTGCAGAAGTTATATTCCATGAAAATCCAAGAAGGTCCTTGGGATATGGATTTGTGTCCTTCAAATCCAAGAAAGAAGCTGAGGCAGCTCTAACTTCTGTTCAAGGAAAG GGATGTCTGCACTCTTGGGCTTTTATTTGTTTGTGCATATCAAAACTCTGTGCCcccaatcttcttcttcttcttgatttAGGGAGGGTTCAGGGTTTGAAGAGGGGGCAAGGGCTGATCCCATCTACATTCTGTATGTGGTAA
- the LOC133804929 gene encoding blue copper protein has translation MANTGLEIAFLILVIYMVMMPISSATVYTVGDTSGWAMGVDYSTWTSDKAFVVGDSLVFNYGSSHTVDEVSSSDYSSCTAGNAITSDNTGTTTVALKTTGTHYFICGVMGHCGSGMKLAVTVKSGGSSTSPSSDTPSGSTTTSPSSSGGTTSTTGVRTPASSSSSHSPADSSTETALVNVFGTVVAVFVAYWSS, from the exons ATGGCAAACACCGGTTTAGAGATTGCGTTCCTGATATTAGTAATTTACATGGTCATGATGCCAATCTCTTCAGCTACGGTTTACACTGTTGGAGACACATCAGGCTGGGCAATGGGCGTGGACTATAGCACTTGGACAAGTGACAAAGCCTTCGTAGTTGGAGATAGCCTAG TGTTCAACTATGGGAGTAGCCACACAGTGGACGAGGTGAGCTCTAGCGACTACAGCAGTTGTACCGCAGGGAATGCCATCACATCAGACAATACAGGCACCACCACAGTCGCTCTCAAGACAACAGGTACTCATTACTTCATCTGTGGCGTAATGGGCCACTGTGGCAGTGGGATGAAGCTCGCCGTCACAGTCAAGTCCGGTGGCTCATCCACCTCGCCATCTTCGGACACACCATCTGGTTCGACTACTACGTCACCTTCTTCTTCTGGCGGTACGACCAGTACAACAGGGGTTAGGACACCGGCCTCCTCATCATCATCCCATTCTCCGGCGGATTCATCTACAGAAACTGCTTTGGTGAACGTGTTTGGTACTGTTGTGGCTGTGTTTGTTGCTTATTGGTCTAGTTAG
- the LOC133803309 gene encoding 28 kDa ribonucleoprotein, chloroplastic isoform X2 encodes MASLRLLCSPATTCFPIERQLPFTPLSFPDNTQLHSHSHISGNSLKLSVTTKRINTNFVLHFSSTAQEQALKSSPGSVTSESEELEEEVYKDRLYAQNVPWNYTPEDIRALFEKYGTVVDVELSMYNKTRNRGLAFVTMGSPEEALAALNNLQSTEVEGRVITLDYARPRKKKVGTPPQPRPEVTFNLFVANLSFEARAKDLKEFFNYEGHSVVSAEVIFHENPRRSLGYGFVSFKSKKEAEAALTSVQGKLFMGRPIRVARSKQFVKQPAIEGAESEDTSPELNSGVEAAEIAD; translated from the exons ATGGCTTCGCTCCGCCTTCTTTGCTCCCCAGCTACGACATGTTTTCCCATAGAACGACAGCTCCCTTTCACTCCTCTTTCCTTCCCCGACAACACTCAGTTACATTCACATTCCCATATCTCTGGCAACTCTCTTAAACTTTCAGTTACTACCAAAAGAATCAATACCAATTTCGTTCTCCATTTCTCTTCCACCGCCCAAGAGCAAGCTCTTAAGTCTTCTCCGGGGAGTGTTACCAGTGAAAGCGAAGAACTCGAGGAGGAAGTTTATAAAGACAGATTATATGCCCAGAACGTGCCCTGGAATTATACCCCAGAAGATATTCGTGCTCTTTTTGAGAAGTACGGGACTGTTGTAGACGTTGAG CTTTCTATGTATAACAAGACCAGAAACAGGGGCTTGGCATTTGTTACAATGGGTTCGCCTGAGGAGGCTCTTGCCGCTCTCAATAATCTGCAATCCACT GAAGTGGAAGGTCGTGTTATAACACTTGACTATGCCAGACCAAGAAAGAAGAAAGTTGGCACTCCTCCACAACCTAGGCCAGAAGTGACATTCAATTTGTTTGTTGCAAATTTGTCATTTGAAGCAAGAGCTAAAGATCTCAAAGAGTTCTTTAACTATGAAGGTCATAGTGTAGTTTCTGCAGAAGTTATATTCCATGAAAATCCAAGAAGGTCCTTGGGATATGGATTTGTGTCCTTCAAATCCAAGAAAGAAGCTGAGGCAGCTCTAACTTCTGTTCAAGGAAAG TTGTTCATGGGAAGGCCGATTCGAGTAGCACGCAGTAAACAATTTGTCAAACAACCAGCCATAGAGGGTGCAGAATCTGAAGATACTTCACCGGAGTTGAACTCTGGTGTAGAAGCAGCAGAAATAGCTGATTAA